One Salmo trutta chromosome 12, fSalTru1.1, whole genome shotgun sequence genomic region harbors:
- the LOC115202846 gene encoding transcription factor E2F8, with amino-acid sequence MSSTLPESENLSHKTQTTTSNHKGNVFAEPQALTTTPRKVSTQSTMLTEIQSNMGPLTTPTKGKETGAGEPWTPTSNLKMLISAASPEIRNREKELCMDPEGGDAMDPELGEEGEKQISRKEKSLGLLCHKFLARYPDYPNPALNNDISLDDVATELNVERRRIYDIMNVLESLHIVSRLAKNRYTWHGRANLPQTLAKLRQVGEEHRYGQQMQQIRQRSLEKEFDSDSEEKENEEAGEVEGGEQGQKEMFFVELPGVEFKAASVNSRKDKSLRVMSQKFVMLFLVSTPRVVSLEVAARILIGEDQVVDQDKSKFKTKVRRLYDIANVLRSLKLIEKVHVTEERGRKPAFEWTGPEDFPSVKETTATTATAKRTLESRTSVDNCAKNLFSSPGSKRSFTRHPSLIKLAKSIQEDRRKINSAPTSPVKNDSSSSEFFPTKMAQLAAICKIQLDQQSNEVVDRTPKPAVTVTEALPDHEQRAAKKPVAPQPPVLTPTEPRASTVHLTPQAQFTPQPTGAMSFHPAQCSPLIPVLLPQLQGGGPYAIYMHHSSFRPHPLTRPQPTSLAVRSMTFEDKTGRSPSDVTVHGHSPATNNLPTSSPSALKRVCSERPSEESPFKAKRIDPSTRDTSPKLCEILQARLKARRGGLLSNRPSPRALHLDPEFVNTPGSSVAAAANQTLEQNLETFLEEEKVATSDSEAGLTPVRAVPLTPQHLHTETLIPTGYLIPISQQSLFSYKDIHNTESSKASTPTYNIYHTPTAGSRPPPIQEFTPTGLPFHRPPPASPFSAPGHRFHSPSPAILNFTLQNLGLIPGPGSVPAAAYSPGTAQTPEHPSSVPLPPHLGLHQRGSMVFVKPMSPVPVQHQMTGPGGQPLTLISLQQVTTPKGTALAQHSFFHTPVSLSPLATVVTTSHGHTAPAGAKTVYIPQRKLEVTTEDT; translated from the exons ATGTCGAGCACTTTACCCGAGTCAGAGAATCTGAGCCATAAAACACAAACCACCACCTCTAACCACAAG GGTAATGTCTTTGCAGAGCCACAAGCACTGACAACAACACCAAGGAAAGTATCTACCCAAAGTACTATGCTAACAGAGATTCAATCCAACATGGGACCCCTTACAACCCCAACTAAAGGAAAGGAAACTGGGGCTGGTGAGCCTTGGACTCCAACCTCCAATTTGAAAATGCTGATCAGCGCTGCCAGCCCTGAGATcaggaacagagagaaagagctgtGTATGGACCCTGAAGGAGGGGATGCCATG GACCCTGAGcttggagaggaaggggagaaacAGATCAGCAGAAAAGAGAAGAGTCTGGGTTTGCTCTGTCACAAGTTCCTTGCCCGCTACCCCGACTACCCCAACCCTGCACTCAACAACGACATCAGTCTGGATGATGTTGCCACAGAGCTTA ATGTGGAGCGCAGGCGCATCTATGACATCATGAATGTGCTGGAGAGCCTGCACATTGTCAGCCGGCTAGCCAAGAATCGCTACACGTGGCACGGGCGCGCTAACCTGCCACAGACCCTGGCCAAGTTGCGGCAGGTGGGCGAGGAGCACCGCTACGGGCAACAGATGCAGCAGATCCGCCAGCGCAGCCTGGAAAAGGAGTTTGACTCGGACAGCGAGGAGAAGGAGAACGAGGAGGCGGGGGAAGTGGAGGGAGGAGAACAGGGCCAGAAGGAGATGTTCTTCGTGGAGCTTCCTGGGGTGGAGTTTAAAGCAG CCTCAGTGAACAGCAGGAAGGACAAGTCTCTGAGGGTGATGAGCCAGAAGTTTGTCATGTTGTTCCTAGTGTCCACACCTCGGGTGGTCAGTTTGGAGGTGGCTGCCAGGATCCTCATTGGAGAGGACCAGGTGGTTGATCAGGACAAGAGCAAGTTCAAGA CTAAGGTCCGCAGGCTGTATGATATAGCCAACGTGCTGCGGAGCCTGAAGCTGATCGAGAAGGTCcacgtgacagaggaaagaggcAGGAAGCCAGCCTTTGAATGGACCGGCCCTGAGGACTTCCCCAGTGTGAAGG AGACCACTGCCACTACAGCCACTGCCAAGAGGACACTTGAGTCTCGTACCTCCGTTGACAACTGTGCCAAAAATCTCTTCTCCTCTCCGGGGAGCAAACGCAGCTTCACCCGTCACCCCTCCCTCATCAAACTGGCCAAGAGCATCCAGGAAGACCGGCGCAAGATCAACTCAGCCCCCACCAGCCCTGTCAAGA ATGATTCCTCGAGCAGCGAGTTCTTTCCCACCAAAATGGCTCAACTAGCGGCAATCTGTAAGATCCAGCTTGACCAGCAATCAAACGA GGTTGTTGACAGGACACCTAAGCCTGCAGTTACTGTGACTGAGGCATTGCCAGATCATGAACAGAGAGCTGCTAAAAAGCCAGTAGCTCCCCAGCCGCCAGTATTAACACCCACAGAACCCCGTGCCAGCACTGTCCACCTCACCCCACAGGCACAGTTCACCCCCCAACCTACTGGGGCAATGTCCTTCCACCCTGCCCAGTGTTCACCCCTCATCCCTGTGCTGCTGCCCCAACTCCAGGGAGGCGGACCCTACGCCATCTACATGCACCACTCCTCCTTCAGGCCACACCCCCTAACCAGGCCTCAGCCAACCAGCCTCGCTGTGCGCTCCATGACCTTCGAGGATAAGACGGGGCGGAGCCCGAGTGATGTCACAGTGCACGGCCACTCGCCTGCTACGAACAACCTGCCAACCAGCAGCCCCTCGGCACTAAAACGTGTGTGTTCAGAGAGACCCTCCGAGGAAAGCCCCTTCAAGGCCAAGAGGATTGACCCCAGCACCAGG gACACGTCTCCTAAGCTGTGTGAGATCCTCCAGGCTCGTCTGAAGGCGCGTCGCGGGGGACTCCTCTCCAACCGTCCCTCGCCCCGAGCCCTCCACCTGGACCCCGAGTTCGTCAACACACCTGGGAGCTCAGTGGCCGCCGCAGCCAATCAGACACTGGAGCAGAACCTGGAGACCTtcctggaggaggagaaggtcGCGACCTCAGACAGCGAGGCAGGGCTCACGCCGGTCAGAGCTGTTCCACTGACCCCCCAACACCTACACACAGAG actCTGATCCCCACTGGCTACCTGATCCCTatctcccagcagtccctcttCAGCTACAAAGACATCCACAACACCGAGAGCAGCAAAGCCTCCACACCCACCTACAACATCTACCACACACCCACTGCAG GCTCTAGACCACCCCCGATCCAGGAGTTCACCCCCACAGGCCTCCCCTTCCACAGGCCTCCCCCCGCCTCGCCCTTCTCTGCTCCGGGGCACCGCTTCCACAGCCCCAGCCCTGCCATCCTCAACTTTACCCTGCAGAACCTGGGCCTCATCCCTGGGCCTGGCTCTGTACCCGCTGCCGCTTACAGCCCTGGTACTGCCCAAACCCCGGAGCACCCCAGCTCCGTGCCCCTGCCTCCCCACCTGGGCCTGCATCAGAGGGGCAGCATGGTCTTCGTTAAGCCCATGTCCCCCGTGCCAGTCCAACACCAGATGACCGGCCCAGGCGGGCAACCACTCACGCTAATCAGCCTACAGCAG GTGACCACACCCAAAGGGACGGCCCTCGCCCAGCACAGTTTCTTCCAcactcctgtctccctctccccgctGGCTACCGTGGTAACCACCAGCCACGGACACACGGCGCCGGCGGGAGCTAAAACCGTTTACATCCCTCAGAGGAAGCTGGAAGTCACCACTGAGGATACCTAA